The Solanum dulcamara unplaced genomic scaffold, daSolDulc1.2 scaffold_184_ctg1, whole genome shotgun sequence genome has a segment encoding these proteins:
- the LOC129879813 gene encoding uncharacterized protein LOC129879813, translated as MIHSVATHLTVICLALSLVHCSEPDVEMHNLFKPDDCPRKAKLTDVLTLHYKGTLENGEVFDSSYERNEPFSFQLGIGQVIRGWDKGLLDICEGEKRKLVIPPNLAYGDAAHDKIPAKSTLIFEVECLKVEDGPNPINVFKEIDSDQDGKLSRHEVGEFLKRQLSQAYSQPGAQQDMQDHGSMLDEVFKHEDKDNDGYITRDEFSGPKYDHDEL; from the exons ATGATCCACTCGGTCGCCACTCATCTTACAGTGATTTGTCTCGCCTTGTCACTTGTACATTGTTCGGAGCCCGACGTGGAGATGCACAACCTCTTCAAACCCGATGACTGCCCAAGAAAGGCCAAATTGACTGATGTGCTCACTCTCCACTACAAGGGAACTCTCGAGAACGGCGAAGTTTTCGATTCCAG TTATGAACGAAACGAGCCATTCTCATTCCAGTTGGGTATTGGCCAAGTGATTCGAGGATGGGACAAGGGTCTACTTGATATTTGCGAGGGCGAGAAGAGAAAGCTGGTCATCCCACCAAATCTCGCCTACGGTGAT GCTGCCCATGACAAGATCCCAGCCAAATCGACCCTGATCTTCGAGGTCGAGTGTCTGAAAGTTGAAGACGGCCCAAATCCAATCAACGTGTTCAAGGAGATTGACTCAGACCAGGACGGAAAGTTGTCGCGCCACGAAGTTGGCGAGTTCCTAAAACGCCAACTGTCGCAGGCCTACAGCCAGCCGGGTGCTCAGCAGGACATGCAAGACCATGGCTCGATGTTGGACGAGGTGTTCAAGCACGAGGACAAAGACAATGACGGCTACATCACTCGCGACGAGTTCTCGGGTCCCAAGTACGACCACGACGAGCTGTAG